TCGCGTCAGTGCGCGCACCGGTGGGTTCGTCGGTTTCGGGCTGACGGCGCCATCGGATTACTGGACCGGTCAAGCCGCCCGCTGCGGACACCGACGAGAACGAGCCCGGAGCGTGAGGCAGCGGTCCTGACCGCGCGGGCCGAGCTCCGGTTCGGCCCCGCCAGGCTCGCCGCTGCGACCGGTGTTCCCGCGCGGACGATCTCCCGCATCCTTACCCGCCACCGTGTGCCGCCGCTGGCCTGGCTGGACCCGGTCACCGGGACGCTGATCCGCGCGACGAAGGCAACACAGAACCGGTACGAACACGAGCATCCCGGCGACCTGATCCACGTGGACGTGAAGAAGCTCGGCCGGATCCCGAACGGCGGAGGCTGGCGGGTCCACGGCCGCCGCGAGGAGTTCCGGGGGCGCGGCATCGGGTTCGACTATGTCCACGCGGCCGTCGATGATCACACTCGACTCGCCTACGCGGAGATCCACCCAGATGAGAAAGGCGCGACCGCAGCAGCGTTCCTGACACGCGCGGCGGCCTACTTCGCTGAGCACGGCATCGCAACGATCGAGCGCGTGATCTCGGACAACGCGTTCGCCTACCGGCACTCGGCCGCGTTCAAGGACGCCGTCGCCGCGCTCGGGGCGAAGCAGAAGTTCATCAAACCCCACTGCCCATGGCAAAACGGCAAGGTCGAACGATTCAACCGGACCCTCGCGACCGAGTGGGCCTACCGGCAACCTTTCACCAGCAACCAAGCACGCGCCGACGCGCTTGCGCCCTGGATCGAGCACTACAACACTGGCCGGACCCACTCAAGCCACGGACTCACACCTGCAGCCCGAGTGTCACCAACCTAACGGCCTAGTACAGCTAGTGCGCGCGCGTCGACCTCACGCGCTCAGCGACACCTCACGAGCTCGCGCGGCCGTGAAGTGTCGCTCAGCGCGTGAACTCGCGGCGGCCGGGGGAGCGAGCGGGCGGCGTCGCGCCCTACCCGCGCTGCAGCGCCCGGACCTGCTCCGTGAACTGTGCCGCGCCGCCCTGCGCCGGGTGGCGCACCGCGACGGCGTCGATGCCCGCGAGCGCGAGCGCCCCCTGCGCCTTCCGCCCGACGGCCACGACCCGCACCGGCCGCCCGGCGGCGCCGTCCCGTCCGGCCGAGCCGCCACCCGCGGACCCGGACCGCCGCAACGCCTCGAGCAGCGCGAGCGCGACGGGCGCCCCCGCGCGCACCTCCGCCGGCCGCGGGGTCCGG
The Curtobacterium citreum genome window above contains:
- a CDS encoding IS481 family transposase; the protein is MSHANARLTLHGRRLLITRVIDDRRPVAHVAKELGISRQCAHRWVRRFRADGAIGLLDRSSRPLRTPTRTSPEREAAVLTARAELRFGPARLAAATGVPARTISRILTRHRVPPLAWLDPVTGTLIRATKATQNRYEHEHPGDLIHVDVKKLGRIPNGGGWRVHGRREEFRGRGIGFDYVHAAVDDHTRLAYAEIHPDEKGATAAAFLTRAAAYFAEHGIATIERVISDNAFAYRHSAAFKDAVAALGAKQKFIKPHCPWQNGKVERFNRTLATEWAYRQPFTSNQARADALAPWIEHYNTGRTHSSHGLTPAARVSPT